A window of Acropora muricata isolate sample 2 chromosome 3, ASM3666990v1, whole genome shotgun sequence contains these coding sequences:
- the LOC136911035 gene encoding lysine-specific demethylase 2B-like isoform X1 — MDCEFEGERRLRKQNRRNYNYDTEDIIEGKRTFSVEEKLASPKFAEGDFVKMFTGDEFTLKYIQENGFNSPIVMRSTDGLDIRVPNKDFTVEDVKNFVGARRIVDVIDVNTQQALEMSLQQWVKYFTSEEREDIYNVISLEFSHTKLEDLVEPPQVVRVMDWVNVVWPQDLIDQQRDSTNSLADMKYPKVRKYVLMSVGGCYTDFHIDFGGTSVWYHIMRGKKVFWLIPPTQKNLHLYEQWVLSGKQQNVFFGDQVEKCCRTYLEAGDTFLIPTGWIHAVYTPDDSLVFGGNFIHSYNIPGQIKISEIEDNTKVPLKFRYPFLAQIMWYAADKYLRLLEKDKIELGLSFTTKKEEKKQIVSEAKTKDTSVSGKGRSLDKRPSKADGENKGDASLPTVMESAEDNAKELPSRRRSSRVAKNEAIAKQGHENDEREKTLKKEESEGGNGRKRATKKNKDDEDLMDVNGEYHDRENQKEKDSMEDNGTEEDKEPWRPVYLTRFEVEGLNKLIDRLRNWPPAKKNVPAKLDDPYGLLNRLEELVELHQDDDPILAASGLQHLLQIDKQLLQRKAAAKKSGPRGPMIGTKVGPGIRRRRTRCGQCENCQREDCGECKTCKDMKKFGGPGRMKQSCQLRACTDPNLPTCVRCLVCKRENTEDHPLMECRFCGEIVHPSCLEDSTAPCKIVTEINNCWECPKCFKDDGTATSVDVVANSPVKKRKASPLKESSKKMKSVHVESDKHSKNKMESESSDEESEASHIAESDDVGASRMRRAVAVPKPPPGPPPEVRPKRVVRPCPVSPPPQSFSLENGQNHVMDRQLWLLVFSFLSQADLCTCMRVCRTWNRWCMDCRLWSVIDLSEKRVVTPAALQGIVRRQPTTLNLSWTNVTFQQLKWLLARLPRIRELYLSGTTEATAYVLSSVVCPRLKVLGLSWSVGITDALLKELVVPVSDSRACPGESRSPFLKLSTLFLSGCDVTGATLRLLVQHCSELRKLDLSFCPGLTDQDIESVCGQALINEFLLSGCPQLSDKSLSFLKLFPPICRLDLRFCNSVTSDAVQEFVKNRKDLLKIVEDKLIVSL; from the exons ATGGACTGTGAATTCGAAGGAGAACGTAGATTG AGAAAGCAGAATCGCCGGAATTACAACTACGATACGGAGGATATAATCGAAGGCAAACGTACGTTTAGCGTGGAAGAAAAGCTTGCCAGTCCAAAATTTGCCGAGGGCGATTTTGTAAAGATGTTCACTGGAGACG AATTTACCCTAAAGTATATACAAGAAAATGGCTTTAACTCACCAATTGTCATGAGAAGCACTGATGGATTAGATATTCG GGTTCCAAATAAAGATTTCACTGTTGAGGACGTGAAGAATTTTGTGG GGGCCCGGCGCATCGTGGATGTTATAGATGTCAATACACAGCAAGCTTTGGAAATGTCATTGCAGCAATGGGTGAAATATTTCACAAGTGAGGAGAGAGAAGACATTTACAATGTCATAAGCTTGGAGTTTAGCCATACGAAATTGGAGGACCTTGTAGAACCCCCACAAGTG GTTCGTGTCATGGATTGGGTGAATGTTGTCTGGCCACAGGATCTTATTGATCAGCAGCGGGACTCCACCAACTCCTTGGCAGATATGAAGTATCCTAAAGTGAGAAA ATACGTCTTGATGAGCGTTGGTGGATGTTACACTGATTTCCATATCGACTTTGGGGGGACATCCGTGTGGTACCACATCATGAGGGGCAAGAAG GTGTTTTGGCTGATCCCACCCACCCAAAAGAACCTGCATTTGTACGAGCAATGGGTTCTGTCTGGAAAACAGCAGAATGTGTTCTTTGGCGATCAAGTGGAAAAGTGCTGTCGAACGTATCTGGAGGCTGGAGATACTTTCTTGATTCCCACAG GTTGGATTCATGCAGTTTACACCCCAGATGATTCTCTGGTGTTTGGTGGCAATTTTATTCACAGTTACAACATTCCTGGGCAAATAAAGATCAGCGAGATCGAGGATAATACAAAG GTTCCCCTCAAGTTTCGATATCCGTTCTTGGCTCAAATCATGTGGTATGCAGCGGACAAGTACCTGCGGCTTCTTgagaaagacaaaattgaacttgGTCTATCCTTCACAACGaagaaagaagagaagaaaCAGATCGTTTCTGAGGCCAAGACCAAAGACACGAGCGTCAGTGGCAAAGGACGATCATTAGACAAGCGGCCGTCCAAAGCTGATGGAGAAAACAAGGGAGACGCTAGTTTGCCCACAGTCATGGAGAGCGCCGAAGACAACGCTAAGGAATTGCCGAGCCGGCGACGGTCAAGTCGGGTCGCGAAGAACGAGGCGATTGCCAAGCAAGGACACGAAAACGACGAGAGAGAAAAAACCTTAAAGAAGGAGGAGAGTGAAGGAGGAAACGGAAGAAAGAGAgcgacaaagaaaaataaagatgaCGAAGATTTAATGGACGTAAATGGAGAATATCATGATAGAGAAAACCAGAAAGAAAAAGATTCCATGGAAGATAACGGAACGGAGGAAGACAAGGAACCTTGGCGTCCTGTGTATCTCACTCGGTTTGAAGTCGAGGGTTTGAATAAGCTGATAGATAGACTAAGGAATTGGCCCCCGGCAAAGAAGAATGTACCAGCGAAGTTGGATGATCCTTATGGACTTTTGAATCGATTGGAG GAGCTCGTTGAACTTCATCAAGATGACGATCCCATTCTAGCAGCTTCTGGACTACAACATCTCTTACAGATTGATAAACAACTGCTG CAGAGAAAGGCGGCTGCCAAAAAGTCTGGTCCCAGAGGCCCTATGATTGGCACTAAAGTCGGCCCAGGAATACGTCGCCGGCGCACGCGGTGTGGCCAGTGTGAAAACTGTCAACGAGAGGACTGTGGCGAGTGCAAGACCTGTAAAGATATGAAAAAGTTTGGAGGACCTGGAAGAATGAAACAGTCCTGCCAACTGCGAGCGTGCACGGAT CCGAATCTTCCAACCTGTGTGCGATGTTTGGTTTGTAAGCGGGAAAACACGGAGGACCATCCGCTAATGGAATGCAGGTTTTGTGGTGAAATTGTTCATCCTTCTTGTCTGGAAGACAGCACAGCACCTTGTAAAATTGTTACAGAGATAAACAACTGTTGGGAGTGTCCAAAGTGCTTCAAGGATGATGGAACG GCAACTTCTGTGGACGTTGTGGCTAATTCGCCCGTTAAGAAGCGAAAG gcaagtccgttaaaggagtcttcgaaaaag ATGAAAAGTGTTCATGTTGAAAGTGATAAACATTCG AAGAACAAAATGGAGAGCGAGTCCTCCGACGAAGAAAGTGAAGCTTCTCACATTGCTGAAAGCGATGATGTCGGAGCTTCACGCATGCGCCGTGCTGTTGCTGTGCCGAAACCTCCACCTGGCCCCCCTCCTGAAGTGCGTCCCAAGCGTGTTGTCCGTCCATGTCCAGTTTCTCCTCCGCCTCAGTCGTTTTCTTTAGAAAACGGCCAAAATCACGTGATGGACAGACAGTTGTGGCTCTTGGTATTTAGCTTTCTTTCGCAGGCTGACCTTTGTACGTGCATGCGCGTTTGTCGCACATGGAACCGCTGGTGCATGGATTGTCGGCTCTGGTCCGTGATTGACCTCTCAGAGAAGAGAGTCGTTACACCTGCGGCCCTCCAGGGAATTGTTCGACGCCAGCCAACCACACTTAATCTTAGCTGGACAAACGTTAcctttcaacaattaaaatggCTCCTGGCTCGGCTTCCTAGAATCCGAGAACTTTACTTGAGTGGCACTACCGAAGCCACTGCGTACGTTCTATCCTCTGTTGTCTGCCCGCGGCTCAAAGTCCTAGGTCTGAGTTGGTCCGTGGGAATCACCGACGCTTTACTTAAAGAGCTGGTTGTACCTGTTTCGGATTCTCGCGCATGTCCTGGGGAGAGCAGAAGTCCATTTTTAAAGTTGTCTACTTTATTCCTctccggatgtgacgtcactggaGCAACCCTTCGCTTGTTGGTGCAACACTGTTCAGAGCTGCGAAAACTCGATTTGAGTTTCTGTCCTGGTTTAACTGATCAAGACATTGAAAGCGTTTGCGGCCAAGCCTTGATCAATGAGTTTCTTCTAAGTGGCTGTCCTCAGCTCTCTGATAAGTCCCTTTCCTTCTTGAAACTTTTCCCGCCCATTTGTCGCCTGGATCTGCGCTTTTGCAATAGTGTCACTTCTGATGCCGTCCAAGAATTCGTGAAAAATCGCAAGGATCTGCTAAAGATTGTGGAGGACAAACTTATTGTAAGCTTGTGA
- the LOC136911035 gene encoding lysine-specific demethylase 2B-like isoform X2, translating into MDWVNVVWPQDLIDQQRDSTNSLADMKYPKVRKYVLMSVGGCYTDFHIDFGGTSVWYHIMRGKKVFWLIPPTQKNLHLYEQWVLSGKQQNVFFGDQVEKCCRTYLEAGDTFLIPTGWIHAVYTPDDSLVFGGNFIHSYNIPGQIKISEIEDNTKVPLKFRYPFLAQIMWYAADKYLRLLEKDKIELGLSFTTKKEEKKQIVSEAKTKDTSVSGKGRSLDKRPSKADGENKGDASLPTVMESAEDNAKELPSRRRSSRVAKNEAIAKQGHENDEREKTLKKEESEGGNGRKRATKKNKDDEDLMDVNGEYHDRENQKEKDSMEDNGTEEDKEPWRPVYLTRFEVEGLNKLIDRLRNWPPAKKNVPAKLDDPYGLLNRLEELVELHQDDDPILAASGLQHLLQIDKQLLQRKAAAKKSGPRGPMIGTKVGPGIRRRRTRCGQCENCQREDCGECKTCKDMKKFGGPGRMKQSCQLRACTDPNLPTCVRCLVCKRENTEDHPLMECRFCGEIVHPSCLEDSTAPCKIVTEINNCWECPKCFKDDGTATSVDVVANSPVKKRKASPLKESSKKMKSVHVESDKHSKNKMESESSDEESEASHIAESDDVGASRMRRAVAVPKPPPGPPPEVRPKRVVRPCPVSPPPQSFSLENGQNHVMDRQLWLLVFSFLSQADLCTCMRVCRTWNRWCMDCRLWSVIDLSEKRVVTPAALQGIVRRQPTTLNLSWTNVTFQQLKWLLARLPRIRELYLSGTTEATAYVLSSVVCPRLKVLGLSWSVGITDALLKELVVPVSDSRACPGESRSPFLKLSTLFLSGCDVTGATLRLLVQHCSELRKLDLSFCPGLTDQDIESVCGQALINEFLLSGCPQLSDKSLSFLKLFPPICRLDLRFCNSVTSDAVQEFVKNRKDLLKIVEDKLIVSL; encoded by the exons ATGGATTGGGTGAATGTTGTCTGGCCACAGGATCTTATTGATCAGCAGCGGGACTCCACCAACTCCTTGGCAGATATGAAGTATCCTAAAGTGAGAAA ATACGTCTTGATGAGCGTTGGTGGATGTTACACTGATTTCCATATCGACTTTGGGGGGACATCCGTGTGGTACCACATCATGAGGGGCAAGAAG GTGTTTTGGCTGATCCCACCCACCCAAAAGAACCTGCATTTGTACGAGCAATGGGTTCTGTCTGGAAAACAGCAGAATGTGTTCTTTGGCGATCAAGTGGAAAAGTGCTGTCGAACGTATCTGGAGGCTGGAGATACTTTCTTGATTCCCACAG GTTGGATTCATGCAGTTTACACCCCAGATGATTCTCTGGTGTTTGGTGGCAATTTTATTCACAGTTACAACATTCCTGGGCAAATAAAGATCAGCGAGATCGAGGATAATACAAAG GTTCCCCTCAAGTTTCGATATCCGTTCTTGGCTCAAATCATGTGGTATGCAGCGGACAAGTACCTGCGGCTTCTTgagaaagacaaaattgaacttgGTCTATCCTTCACAACGaagaaagaagagaagaaaCAGATCGTTTCTGAGGCCAAGACCAAAGACACGAGCGTCAGTGGCAAAGGACGATCATTAGACAAGCGGCCGTCCAAAGCTGATGGAGAAAACAAGGGAGACGCTAGTTTGCCCACAGTCATGGAGAGCGCCGAAGACAACGCTAAGGAATTGCCGAGCCGGCGACGGTCAAGTCGGGTCGCGAAGAACGAGGCGATTGCCAAGCAAGGACACGAAAACGACGAGAGAGAAAAAACCTTAAAGAAGGAGGAGAGTGAAGGAGGAAACGGAAGAAAGAGAgcgacaaagaaaaataaagatgaCGAAGATTTAATGGACGTAAATGGAGAATATCATGATAGAGAAAACCAGAAAGAAAAAGATTCCATGGAAGATAACGGAACGGAGGAAGACAAGGAACCTTGGCGTCCTGTGTATCTCACTCGGTTTGAAGTCGAGGGTTTGAATAAGCTGATAGATAGACTAAGGAATTGGCCCCCGGCAAAGAAGAATGTACCAGCGAAGTTGGATGATCCTTATGGACTTTTGAATCGATTGGAG GAGCTCGTTGAACTTCATCAAGATGACGATCCCATTCTAGCAGCTTCTGGACTACAACATCTCTTACAGATTGATAAACAACTGCTG CAGAGAAAGGCGGCTGCCAAAAAGTCTGGTCCCAGAGGCCCTATGATTGGCACTAAAGTCGGCCCAGGAATACGTCGCCGGCGCACGCGGTGTGGCCAGTGTGAAAACTGTCAACGAGAGGACTGTGGCGAGTGCAAGACCTGTAAAGATATGAAAAAGTTTGGAGGACCTGGAAGAATGAAACAGTCCTGCCAACTGCGAGCGTGCACGGAT CCGAATCTTCCAACCTGTGTGCGATGTTTGGTTTGTAAGCGGGAAAACACGGAGGACCATCCGCTAATGGAATGCAGGTTTTGTGGTGAAATTGTTCATCCTTCTTGTCTGGAAGACAGCACAGCACCTTGTAAAATTGTTACAGAGATAAACAACTGTTGGGAGTGTCCAAAGTGCTTCAAGGATGATGGAACG GCAACTTCTGTGGACGTTGTGGCTAATTCGCCCGTTAAGAAGCGAAAG gcaagtccgttaaaggagtcttcgaaaaag ATGAAAAGTGTTCATGTTGAAAGTGATAAACATTCG AAGAACAAAATGGAGAGCGAGTCCTCCGACGAAGAAAGTGAAGCTTCTCACATTGCTGAAAGCGATGATGTCGGAGCTTCACGCATGCGCCGTGCTGTTGCTGTGCCGAAACCTCCACCTGGCCCCCCTCCTGAAGTGCGTCCCAAGCGTGTTGTCCGTCCATGTCCAGTTTCTCCTCCGCCTCAGTCGTTTTCTTTAGAAAACGGCCAAAATCACGTGATGGACAGACAGTTGTGGCTCTTGGTATTTAGCTTTCTTTCGCAGGCTGACCTTTGTACGTGCATGCGCGTTTGTCGCACATGGAACCGCTGGTGCATGGATTGTCGGCTCTGGTCCGTGATTGACCTCTCAGAGAAGAGAGTCGTTACACCTGCGGCCCTCCAGGGAATTGTTCGACGCCAGCCAACCACACTTAATCTTAGCTGGACAAACGTTAcctttcaacaattaaaatggCTCCTGGCTCGGCTTCCTAGAATCCGAGAACTTTACTTGAGTGGCACTACCGAAGCCACTGCGTACGTTCTATCCTCTGTTGTCTGCCCGCGGCTCAAAGTCCTAGGTCTGAGTTGGTCCGTGGGAATCACCGACGCTTTACTTAAAGAGCTGGTTGTACCTGTTTCGGATTCTCGCGCATGTCCTGGGGAGAGCAGAAGTCCATTTTTAAAGTTGTCTACTTTATTCCTctccggatgtgacgtcactggaGCAACCCTTCGCTTGTTGGTGCAACACTGTTCAGAGCTGCGAAAACTCGATTTGAGTTTCTGTCCTGGTTTAACTGATCAAGACATTGAAAGCGTTTGCGGCCAAGCCTTGATCAATGAGTTTCTTCTAAGTGGCTGTCCTCAGCTCTCTGATAAGTCCCTTTCCTTCTTGAAACTTTTCCCGCCCATTTGTCGCCTGGATCTGCGCTTTTGCAATAGTGTCACTTCTGATGCCGTCCAAGAATTCGTGAAAAATCGCAAGGATCTGCTAAAGATTGTGGAGGACAAACTTATTGTAAGCTTGTGA
- the LOC136911687 gene encoding uncharacterized protein, protein MAVNGCKPEHTLFCPENCAVKHNEMIMALCAISDDSRKPPDLGALKVALYSHLQTGWNAQSSVPDALTEFQFPLVHWACVLGRTQVLSWLLSKMKFKAFVVAERTGESGLHRALRLLHRVRSRDTTPRSVDFICSKFSLVLYSLTEQDPSGLFLKEKRQGNSAFHVCALCISQQQAVSGELEYYENCMKNLLIRVSSLQTMERLPKDALHMAVNERNDNGETVLHILARSNISAKTVKYLLSDYREIVNKSAKNSEGKTPLDIAQEHKADLIERELGEEIAERLVRSHPDLYQLFTEDTQQVSSSGSCFDEETDSVSRQKRLQADGFKGYSLRLSSLVTRDGFYRDSASKGRTSDENFSQSDSGCPLSLLDPMLVSYPEISASTTDSSSAAGDNSNSLVISHSVPTNATAEQESCVPVDLVENSVVIDLEEDETDDEQLSCGTAVVNCVADGGSLSSTAAQIYISSDSLSESSPLSQSVLSLEESEDVPESARACATLQDGDTCSLLSESSIGRENGECSSLLRVIRQESDVASILVARLQDKKEQNRMELRQAQRDLTTKQKKEGQANCILVQLRAERENILAQMNNLKKRREELMEELKSTEKNISHLQEESLRLQSSVDEQVRITDTVKTERQKASEACVSLKRKFTEYSEALSDICFPSEGQIAKKECKDDA, encoded by the coding sequence ATGGCTGTGAACGGCTGCAAACCCGAACACACGTTGTTTTGTCCAGAAAACTGCGCAGTGAAACACAATGAAATGATCATGGCATTATGTGCCATAAGTGATGACAGCAGAAAGCCACCGGATTTAGGGGCTCTGAAAGTGGCCCTTTATTCCCACTTGCAAACAGGATGGAATGCGCAGAGCAGTGTACCTGACGCTTTGACAGAGTTCCAATTTCCTCTGGTCCATTGGGCATGCGTGTTAGGGAGAACTCAAGTTCTTAGCTGGCTTCTATCAAAGATGAAATTCAAAGCTTTTGTTGTTGCGGAGCGAACCGGTGAGAGTGGTCTGCATCGAGCTTTAAGACTCCTGCATCGAGTGAGGAGTCGCGATACGACGCCGAGATCAGTTGACTTCATTTGCAGCAAGTTCAGCTTGGTGTTGTACTCGCTGACAGAGCAGGATCCGAGTGGATTGTTCTTGAAGGAAAAGCGCCAAGGCAACTCGGCTTTTCACGTGTGTGCGTTATGTATCAGCCAACAACAAGCAGTGAGCGGTGAATTAGAGTACTATGAGAATTGCATGAAAAATTTGCTGATTCGTGTCTCAAGCCTTCAAACCATGGAGAGGTTGCCCAAAGACGCGCTGCATATGGCAGTTAATGAGAGAAATGATAATGGGGAAACCGTTCTCCATATACTTGCTCGGAGTAACATCTCAGCCAAGACCGTCAAGTATCTTTTGTCAGATTACAGAGAGATCGTCAACAAGTCTGCAAAGAACAGTGAAGGTAAAACCCCGTTGGACATCGCTCAAGAGCATAAAGCAGATCTGATCGAGAGAGAATTGGGTGAGGAAATAGCAGAACGGCTGGTAAGATCTCATCCCGACTTGTACCAACTGTTCACCGAGGATACACAGCAAGTTTCAAGCAGTGGCTCGTGCTTCGATGAAGAAACTGACAGCGTATCAAGGCAAAAGAGGCTCCAAGCGGATGGCTTTAAGGGATATTCACTTCGTTTAAGTAGCCTTGTAACCAGAGATGGATTTTACCGTGATTCGGCGTCGAAAGGGAGAACCTCAGATGAGAATTTCTCGCAGAGTGACTCGGGGTGTCCCCTCTCTCTTCTCGATCCCATGCTGGTTTCTTATCCGGAGATTTCTGCGTCAACGACAGACAGCAGCAGTGCTGCTGGTGATAATTCTAATTCTCTTGTTATCTCGCATAGCGTGCCGACAAATGCTACTGCGGAGCAGGAGAGCTGCGTTCCTGTCGACCTTGTGGAGAACAGCGTTGTTATTGATTTGGAGGAAGACGAAACAGATGATGAGCAGCTCAGTTGTGGGACCGCTGTGGTGAATTGTGTTGCCGATGGCGGTTCCTTATCCTCAACGGCAGCTCAAATTTACATTTCGAGTGATTCATTGTCCGAAAGTTCTCCGTTGTCTCAATCTGTGTTATCATTGGAGGAAAGTGAGGATGTCCCGGAGAGTGCACGTGCTTGTGCGACATTACAGGATGGCGACACGTGCAGTCTTCTTTCGGAGTCGTCGATAGGGCGTGAGAATGGTGAGTGTAGCTCTCTTTTGAGAGTCATTCGTCAAGAGAGTGACGTTGCAAGTATTTTGGTTGCAAGGCTTCAAGACAAAAAGGAGCAAAATCGGATGGAGTTACGACAGGCTCAGAGAGACCTTACgaccaaacaaaagaaagaagggCAGGCAAACTGTATTCTAGTACAGCTTAGAGCTGAGCGAGAGAACATACTTGCGCAGATGAACAATTTAAAGAAGAGAAGAGAGGAGTTGATGGAAGAGCTGAAAAGCACTGAGAAAAACATTAGTCATCTGCAAGAGGAGTCACTGCGGCTGCAATCAAGCGTTGATGAACAAGTTCGAATAACTGACACAGTCAAGACAGAGAGACAAAAGGCGAGCGAAGCTTGTGTTTCTTTAAAACGAAAATTCACCGAATATAGCGAAGCTTTGAGCGATATTTGTTTTCCCTCTGAGGGGCAAATTGCTAAAAAGGAGTGCAAAGACGATGCGTGA